In Caproiciproducens sp. NJN-50, the following are encoded in one genomic region:
- a CDS encoding EAL domain-containing protein: protein MDSKHRQDLDHIIDGGCIKTVFQPIVSLKDGSVLGHEALSRMTCETGISDPEQLFQAAGESERLWDLELLCRTTALRTAYLDLEYAVLGKKLFLNVNPNVMHDEKFRQGFTHKYLEQYGIRPENIIFEITERNAVSDMQGFVGTVEHYKGQNYHIAVDDAGAGYSGLNLIGSIRPHYIKLDMSLVRGIDRDNIRYALVKSMAELSRTAGIDLIAEGVETRRELETLVDLGVQYAQGYFLCRPDEQIREAEPAAKELILELNRRKKHILGTQASNIYISNICTPTETIPPEMKVEAVFDRLKDDLDAFGCCVVKDGKVLGVVTKSHLVLQLSGRYGFSLHQKKPISFLMDTRFLSVDCCTPINAVSNAAMSRTPDKLYDFIVVTRDEKYLGTVTIKDLLQKTTEIEVVNAKYQNPLTGLPGNVVIEHKIDQCLACEKPYCVIYFDIDNFKAYNDVYGFENGDSVIRLLAEVLQRHLPPDQFAGHVGGDDFVVVTQCETAEEYCGQAVRDFHTEVLELYNAQDVQNGYISAENRRGRKEKFPLISLSVAGIRDQGSRFRDRLELTEELARLKKKSKQQKGDSIFWL from the coding sequence GTGGACTCAAAGCACAGGCAGGATCTTGACCATATTATCGACGGGGGCTGCATTAAAACTGTTTTTCAGCCGATCGTCTCTTTGAAGGACGGTTCCGTGCTGGGCCATGAAGCGCTGAGCAGAATGACCTGCGAAACGGGCATATCCGATCCGGAGCAGCTGTTCCAGGCGGCGGGAGAAAGCGAACGCCTGTGGGATTTGGAGCTTTTATGCAGAACCACGGCTTTGAGGACCGCTTATCTGGATTTGGAATACGCGGTCCTTGGGAAGAAACTGTTTCTGAATGTAAATCCGAACGTGATGCACGACGAAAAATTCCGCCAGGGGTTCACCCACAAATATCTGGAGCAATACGGAATCCGGCCGGAAAATATTATTTTTGAGATCACGGAACGCAATGCGGTGTCCGATATGCAGGGATTTGTCGGAACGGTGGAACACTACAAGGGACAGAATTACCATATCGCGGTGGATGATGCGGGGGCGGGCTATTCCGGGCTGAACCTGATCGGCAGCATCCGCCCCCATTATATCAAGCTGGACATGAGCCTGGTCCGCGGTATCGACCGCGACAACATCCGCTATGCCCTTGTCAAAAGCATGGCGGAGCTCTCAAGGACCGCGGGCATCGATCTGATTGCGGAGGGCGTTGAGACGCGGCGCGAGCTGGAGACGCTGGTGGACCTCGGCGTCCAGTATGCGCAGGGATATTTTCTGTGCAGGCCGGACGAGCAGATCCGGGAAGCCGAACCCGCCGCGAAGGAGCTGATTCTTGAGCTCAACCGCAGAAAAAAGCATATCCTCGGCACACAGGCCAGCAATATCTATATCTCAAATATCTGCACGCCGACGGAAACGATTCCGCCCGAAATGAAAGTCGAGGCGGTTTTCGACAGGCTGAAAGACGATCTTGACGCGTTCGGCTGCTGCGTGGTGAAGGACGGGAAAGTCCTGGGCGTTGTGACAAAGTCGCATCTCGTCCTGCAGCTCAGCGGCAGGTACGGGTTCAGCCTTCACCAGAAGAAACCCATTTCCTTTCTGATGGATACCCGTTTTCTGTCCGTGGACTGCTGCACGCCGATCAATGCCGTCTCCAACGCGGCCATGTCCCGGACGCCGGATAAGCTGTATGATTTCATCGTTGTCACCCGCGATGAAAAATACCTTGGGACGGTCACCATCAAGGACCTCCTTCAGAAGACGACGGAAATCGAAGTCGTCAACGCCAAATACCAGAATCCGCTGACAGGTCTGCCCGGGAATGTGGTGATCGAACATAAAATTGACCAGTGCCTGGCCTGTGAAAAGCCGTACTGTGTGATATATTTTGATATTGACAACTTCAAGGCCTATAACGACGTCTACGGATTCGAAAACGGGGATTCCGTGATCAGGCTGCTCGCGGAGGTGCTGCAGCGGCATCTGCCCCCCGACCAGTTTGCCGGGCATGTGGGCGGGGATGATTTTGTCGTTGTGACGCAGTGCGAAACGGCCGAGGAATACTGCGGACAGGCCGTGAGGGATTTCCATACGGAGGTTTTGGAACTCTATAACGCCCAGGACGTGCAGAACGGATATATCTCGGCGGAGAACCGCAGGGGGAGAAAAGAAAAATTTCCGCTGATCTCGCTGTCGGTGGCGGGGATCCGGGATCAAGGCTCGCGGTTCCGGGACCGGCTGGAACTGACGGAGGAGCTTGCAAGATTAAAGAAAAAAAGCAAGCAGCAAAAAGGTGACAGCATTTTCTGGCTGTAA
- a CDS encoding zinc dependent phospholipase C family protein produces the protein MPGLYAHFLFGLKVKDLLPEELTHVIENHKEEYLLGLQGPDLLFYYHPLRRKPVTGVKIHWEPASGFLKNAVCVLREDGDEGGLAYIIGFICHFTLDSGCHPVIRDFMQQDGLSHAAIEAEFDRLLMRRQKIDPDRFSPKPLIPKGSGATACAEPFYPDAVRRQLDRSLLSMRCCLSILYSPRKTWKRMLKVLIFIAGFSKKGKGLVAGDAPDPECSQALDHLLFVFSDALATAQEQIENFLSAVDGNAPLNARFSRNFE, from the coding sequence TTGCCTGGACTTTACGCGCATTTTTTGTTTGGACTGAAGGTTAAGGATCTGCTTCCTGAGGAATTGACTCACGTGATCGAAAATCATAAGGAAGAATATCTTCTGGGCCTTCAGGGCCCGGATCTCCTGTTCTACTATCATCCTCTGCGGAGAAAGCCGGTCACGGGAGTAAAGATCCATTGGGAACCGGCCTCCGGCTTTCTGAAAAACGCGGTCTGCGTCCTTCGGGAAGACGGCGACGAGGGCGGGCTTGCCTACATAATCGGCTTTATCTGTCACTTTACGCTCGACAGCGGCTGCCATCCGGTCATTCGAGATTTTATGCAGCAGGACGGTTTATCCCATGCCGCCATTGAAGCGGAGTTTGACCGTCTGCTGATGCGCCGCCAGAAAATCGATCCGGACCGTTTTTCGCCGAAACCGCTGATCCCGAAGGGGAGCGGTGCCACAGCCTGTGCCGAGCCGTTTTATCCGGATGCGGTCCGCAGGCAGCTCGACCGCAGTCTGCTGTCCATGCGGTGCTGTCTTTCTATTCTTTATTCACCCAGAAAGACATGGAAACGGATGCTGAAGGTTTTGATTTTTATCGCGGGGTTTTCCAAGAAGGGAAAGGGACTGGTCGCGGGAGATGCGCCGGATCCGGAATGTTCCCAGGCGCTGGACCATCTGCTTTTCGTGTTTTCCGACGCTTTGGCCACGGCGCAGGAACAGATTGAAAATTTTCTCAGCGCGGTGGACGGAAACGCCCCGCTGAATGCCCGCTTTTCCAGGAATTTTGAATAA
- a CDS encoding VOC family protein → MKNLGFKVRHIGLNMQDEPEAKKTADLLLDLFGFEESETPISIFSSPEIEVMKKKGAGRLGHIAIETTDIGEARNYLASKGIEFDENSAAYFDGGKLKLIYLKNDIAGFAFHLVQK, encoded by the coding sequence TTGAAGAATTTGGGATTTAAAGTCAGACATATTGGGCTGAACATGCAGGATGAGCCGGAAGCCAAAAAAACGGCGGACCTGCTGCTGGACCTTTTTGGCTTTGAGGAATCAGAAACTCCGATTTCTATTTTTTCGAGTCCGGAAATTGAAGTTATGAAGAAAAAGGGAGCGGGACGGCTCGGTCACATCGCGATTGAAACCACGGATATCGGGGAAGCCCGAAATTACCTTGCCTCAAAAGGCATCGAATTCGATGAAAATTCGGCTGCTTATTTTGACGGCGGCAAACTGAAATTGATTTATCTCAAAAACGATATAGCGGGATTCGCATTTCATCTCGTTCAAAAATAA